Proteins from a genomic interval of Papaver somniferum cultivar HN1 chromosome 4, ASM357369v1, whole genome shotgun sequence:
- the LOC113275431 gene encoding cyclin-dependent kinase D-1-like — protein MSEVDQLLSKRPADRYIKGVQLGEGTYGVVNKAIDSKTGQVVAIKKIRLGAQKEGVNFTALREIKLLKELNDPNIIELIDAFPHKDNLHLVFEFMESDLEAVIRDRNIVLSPGDVKSFIQMTLKGLAFCHKKWVLHRDMKPNNLLIGSDGQLKLADFGLARLFGSPGRKFTHQVFARWYRAPELLFGTKQYGSAVDVWAAACIFAELLLRRPFLQGSSDIDQLGKIFAAFGTPKTAQWPDMLYLPDYVEYQFVPAPPLRSLFPMASDDCLDLLSKMFTYDPNVRITAEQALEHRYFSSVPAPTKPAQLPRPPPKGDKLSDGNQPKEAPTVMSPARKRLKAQRDGLSMVDDHVHDRQTTGGNTGKSETIPMSVDFSAFGSRPPPRPTLNSADRSHLKRKLDLDF, from the exons ATGTCTGAAGTCGATCAGTTATTATCAAAAAGACCTGCAGATCGATACATCAAAGGGGTCCAGCTTGGTGAAGGTACATATGGAGTTGTCAACAAAGCTATCGATTCCAAA ACAGGGCAAGTAGTTGCTATAAAGAAAATTCGATTAGGAGCACAAAAAGAAGGGGTGAATTTTACAGCGTTAAGGGAAATTAAACTGTTGAAAGAGTTAAATGACCCGAATATAATTGAATTGAttgatgcatttcctcataaggATAATTTACATCTTGTGTTTGAGTTTATGGAGAGTGATCTTGAAGCTGTTATTCGTGATAGAAATATAGTTCTTTCTCCTGGTGATGTCAAATCGTTTATACAGATGACATTGAAAGGGCTTGCGTTTTGTCATAAGAAATGGGTTTTGCATAGAGATATGAAGCCTAATAATTTATTGATTGGATCTGATGGGCAGTTGAAGCTTGCTGATTTTGGTTTAGCACGGTTATTTGGGAGCCCTGGTCGCAAATTCACTCATCAG GTCTTTGCTCGATGGTACAGAGCACCTGAACTGTTGTTTGGTACAAAGCAATATGGGTCGGCTGTGGATGTATGGGCTGCTGCTTGCATCTTTGCTGAGCTTCTCCTTCGACGACCTTTTCTACAG GGTTCTAGTGATATAGATCAACTAGGAAAGATATTTGCAGCTTTTGGAACTCCAAAGACAGCCCAGTGGCCTGACATGCtttatcttcctgattatgtggagtATCAATTTGTTCCCGCACCTCCACTTCGCTCATTGTTCCCAATGGCTAGTGATGATTGTTTAGATCTATTGTCAAAAATGTTCACCTACGATCCAAATGTAAGAATTACTGCAGAGCAGGCATTGGAACACAG GTATTTTTCGTCTGTACCTGCACCGACAAAACCAGCTCAGCTTCCCCGACCTCCCCCTAAAGGAGACAAACTTTCAGATGGCAATCAACCAAAGGAAGCTCCTACTGTTATGTCTCCAGCAAGAAAAAGATTAAAGGCTCAACGTGACGGACTTAGTATGGTTGATGATCATGTACATGACAGACAAACAACTGGTGGGAACACAGGAAAGAGTGAGACTATACCTATGtcagtagacttttctgcgtTTGGATCGAGACCTCCACCCAGACCTACACTTAACAG TGCTGATAGATCACATCTGAAGAGAAAGTTGGATCTTGATTTCTAA